One region of Erythrobacter insulae genomic DNA includes:
- the ribB gene encoding 3,4-dihydroxy-2-butanone-4-phosphate synthase, with product MSTSIITRVRDLVTSGDFTKAGLARAAGLHANTLRDAAEADWNPTADTLAKLQDFLDSNDERPVLVGAEEIINEARNGRMYILVDDEDRENEGDLIIPGQMATPHAINFMATHGRGLICLALDKARVDQLGLEPMSRNNKESMQTAFTISIEAKEGVTTGISAADRARTVSVAIDANKGADDIVTPGHVFPLTARKGGVLVRAGHTEAAVDISRLAGLNPSGVICEIMNDDGTMARLDDLVAFARKHDLKIGTIRDLIAYRMRNDHLVERLDESGFESDYGGQWRLITYRNRVANEQAYVLQKGHISPDEPTLARVHPISVFDDILGQPGARKRTLQRAMSAIGEHGSGVIVILTSRIGGKEWSQDEEIRNVGIGSQILADLGVHDMILLSNSRPDLVAIEGYGLTISDFKSIPE from the coding sequence GTCACATCGGGCGATTTCACCAAGGCTGGTCTTGCCAGAGCAGCCGGTCTTCATGCCAACACATTGCGGGACGCGGCTGAGGCCGATTGGAACCCCACAGCCGATACGTTGGCGAAGCTGCAAGACTTTCTTGATTCAAATGACGAGCGCCCCGTGCTGGTCGGTGCCGAAGAGATTATCAACGAAGCACGCAATGGCCGAATGTACATATTGGTAGATGACGAGGACCGCGAAAACGAAGGCGACCTGATCATCCCCGGCCAGATGGCGACCCCGCATGCAATCAACTTTATGGCGACCCACGGACGCGGGCTGATTTGTCTGGCTCTTGATAAAGCGCGGGTGGACCAGCTTGGCCTTGAGCCGATGAGCCGCAATAACAAAGAGAGTATGCAAACCGCTTTCACGATTTCGATCGAGGCAAAAGAAGGTGTAACCACAGGGATATCGGCAGCAGATCGCGCCCGCACCGTTTCCGTTGCCATCGATGCCAACAAAGGCGCCGATGATATTGTCACCCCCGGCCATGTTTTCCCCCTGACCGCGCGCAAGGGCGGTGTTCTGGTCCGGGCCGGTCATACCGAAGCGGCCGTGGATATATCCCGTCTGGCTGGTCTCAATCCCAGCGGCGTGATTTGCGAAATCATGAACGACGATGGCACCATGGCCCGCTTGGATGATCTGGTTGCTTTTGCCCGTAAGCACGATCTGAAAATCGGGACGATCCGGGACCTGATTGCATATCGCATGCGCAACGATCATCTGGTCGAGCGCTTGGACGAAAGCGGCTTTGAAAGCGATTATGGCGGCCAATGGCGTTTGATCACGTATCGCAACCGCGTGGCGAATGAACAGGCATATGTCCTTCAAAAGGGGCATATTTCGCCTGACGAGCCCACCCTCGCCCGCGTCCACCCGATTTCCGTTTTTGACGATATTCTTGGCCAACCCGGAGCGCGCAAACGCACTCTTCAGCGCGCCATGAGCGCAATTGGCGAACACGGTTCAGGCGTCATTGTGATCTTGACCAGTCGCATAGGCGGCAAAGAATGGAGCCAGGACGAAGAAATTCGCAATGTGGGTATCGGCTCTCAAATCCTCGCCGATCTGGGAGTGCATGACATGATCCTGTTATCCAATTCGCGCCCCGACCTTGTCGCAATCGAGGGTTACGGCCTGACGATTTCTGATTTTAAATCCATCCCGGAGTAA